A genome region from Polyodon spathula isolate WHYD16114869_AA chromosome 19, ASM1765450v1, whole genome shotgun sequence includes the following:
- the LOC121294939 gene encoding uncharacterized protein LOC121294939 isoform X1, with protein sequence MKCLLPQFGAVGLRLSIQRKGRKQGSLKQKKSKKEKRNLAGANRLDAKKPAQSTNRGTMGGATKNIFTKMLRVAQRYLQDPGQAVESCEIMQPPLNRSPIVRDHSMRISANSFSRGQIRGKKKLQSSYKEVKQRDRSQGLAASRSRRHSIQSPMDLMREITGERCQGSVLKKRHKEGAKRQMVRTNSSQHSQGGILRPHQDEPSLSPSKDRQAEGTGSQSQVVAAVYESHLEPAHFQARQRDKDPLPFIVGERHRAHHTALLEGGAASWR encoded by the exons GGAAGGGTAGGAAGCAGGGATCCCTGAAACAGAAAAAGAGCAAGAAGGAGAAAAGAAACCTGGCAGGGGCTAACAGGTTAGATGCAAAGAAACCAGCACAGTCTACAAACAGAG GAACAATGGGAGGTGCCACAAAGAACATATTCACGAAAATGTTGCGGGTAGCACAGCGTTATCTGCAAGATCCAGGCCAAGCAGTGGAAAGCTGTGAGATAATGCAGCCCCCTCTGAACAGAAGTCCGATTGTTCGAGACCATTCAATGCGAATTTCAGCTAATTCCTTCAGCAGAGGCCAG ataaggggaaaaaaaaaactccagagcAGCTACAAGGAGGTTAAACAGAGGGATCGCTCCCAGGGTTTGGCAGCATCTCGATCCAGACGACACTCCATTCAGTCACCAATGGATTTAATGAGAGAAATTACAGGGGAACG CTGCCAGGGTTCAGTACTAAAGAAGAGACACAAAGAGGGAGCTAAAAGGCAGATGGTCAGGACAAACTCAAGCCAACATAGCCAGGGTGGAATCCTGCGGCCTCATCAGGACGAGCCGTCGTTGTCTCCTTCGAAAGACCGTCAAGCCGAGGGGACGGGATCACAGTCTCAGGTGGTAGCAGCTGTCTATGAGTCTCACTTGGAACCTGCACATTTCCAAGCCAG GCAGAGAGACAAAGACCCGCTCCCTTTCATTGTGGGGGAGAGGCATCGAGCCCACCACACTGCACTGCTGGAGGGGGGAGCAGCTTCCTGGAGGTGA
- the LOC121294939 gene encoding uncharacterized protein LOC121294939 isoform X2, translating to MQSVVLEEEGEEPIPGKGRKQGSLKQKKSKKEKRNLAGANRLDAKKPAQSTNRGTMGGATKNIFTKMLRVAQRYLQDPGQAVESCEIMQPPLNRSPIVRDHSMRISANSFSRGQIRGKKKLQSSYKEVKQRDRSQGLAASRSRRHSIQSPMDLMREITGERCQGSVLKKRHKEGAKRQMVRTNSSQHSQGGILRPHQDEPSLSPSKDRQAEGTGSQSQVVAAVYESHLEPAHFQARQRDKDPLPFIVGERHRAHHTALLEGGAASWR from the exons GGAAGGGTAGGAAGCAGGGATCCCTGAAACAGAAAAAGAGCAAGAAGGAGAAAAGAAACCTGGCAGGGGCTAACAGGTTAGATGCAAAGAAACCAGCACAGTCTACAAACAGAG GAACAATGGGAGGTGCCACAAAGAACATATTCACGAAAATGTTGCGGGTAGCACAGCGTTATCTGCAAGATCCAGGCCAAGCAGTGGAAAGCTGTGAGATAATGCAGCCCCCTCTGAACAGAAGTCCGATTGTTCGAGACCATTCAATGCGAATTTCAGCTAATTCCTTCAGCAGAGGCCAG ataaggggaaaaaaaaaactccagagcAGCTACAAGGAGGTTAAACAGAGGGATCGCTCCCAGGGTTTGGCAGCATCTCGATCCAGACGACACTCCATTCAGTCACCAATGGATTTAATGAGAGAAATTACAGGGGAACG CTGCCAGGGTTCAGTACTAAAGAAGAGACACAAAGAGGGAGCTAAAAGGCAGATGGTCAGGACAAACTCAAGCCAACATAGCCAGGGTGGAATCCTGCGGCCTCATCAGGACGAGCCGTCGTTGTCTCCTTCGAAAGACCGTCAAGCCGAGGGGACGGGATCACAGTCTCAGGTGGTAGCAGCTGTCTATGAGTCTCACTTGGAACCTGCACATTTCCAAGCCAG GCAGAGAGACAAAGACCCGCTCCCTTTCATTGTGGGGGAGAGGCATCGAGCCCACCACACTGCACTGCTGGAGGGGGGAGCAGCTTCCTGGAGGTGA
- the LOC121294939 gene encoding uncharacterized protein LOC121294939 isoform X4, whose translation MKCLLPQFGAVGLRLSIQRKGRKQGSLKQKKSKKEKRNLAGANRLDAKKPAQSTNRGTMGGATKNIFTKMLRVAQRYLQDPGQAVESCEIMQPPLNRSPIVRDHSMRISANSFSRGQIRGKKKLQSSYKEVKQRDRSQGLAASRSRRHSIQSPMDLMREITGERCQGSVLKKRHKEGAKRQMVRTNSSQHSQGGILRPHQDEPSLSPSKDRQAEGTGSQSQVVAAVYESHLEPAHFQARCIED comes from the exons GGAAGGGTAGGAAGCAGGGATCCCTGAAACAGAAAAAGAGCAAGAAGGAGAAAAGAAACCTGGCAGGGGCTAACAGGTTAGATGCAAAGAAACCAGCACAGTCTACAAACAGAG GAACAATGGGAGGTGCCACAAAGAACATATTCACGAAAATGTTGCGGGTAGCACAGCGTTATCTGCAAGATCCAGGCCAAGCAGTGGAAAGCTGTGAGATAATGCAGCCCCCTCTGAACAGAAGTCCGATTGTTCGAGACCATTCAATGCGAATTTCAGCTAATTCCTTCAGCAGAGGCCAG ataaggggaaaaaaaaaactccagagcAGCTACAAGGAGGTTAAACAGAGGGATCGCTCCCAGGGTTTGGCAGCATCTCGATCCAGACGACACTCCATTCAGTCACCAATGGATTTAATGAGAGAAATTACAGGGGAACG CTGCCAGGGTTCAGTACTAAAGAAGAGACACAAAGAGGGAGCTAAAAGGCAGATGGTCAGGACAAACTCAAGCCAACATAGCCAGGGTGGAATCCTGCGGCCTCATCAGGACGAGCCGTCGTTGTCTCCTTCGAAAGACCGTCAAGCCGAGGGGACGGGATCACAGTCTCAGGTGGTAGCAGCTGTCTATGAGTCTCACTTGGAACCTGCACATTTCCAAGCCAG
- the LOC121294939 gene encoding uncharacterized protein LOC121294939 isoform X3 produces MKCLLPQFGAVGLRLSIQRKGRKQGSLKQKKSKKEKRNLAGANRLDAKKPAQSTNRGTMGGATKNIFTKMLRVAQRYLQDPGQAVESCEIMQPPLNRSPIVRDHSMRISANSFSRGQIRGKKKLQSSYKEVKQRDRSQGLAASRSRRHSIQSPMDLMREITGERCQGSVLKKRHKEGAKRQMVRTNSSQHSQGGILRPHQDEPSLSPSKDRQAEGTGSQSQVVAAVYESHLEPAHFQARESSPGNRTLNKSESPLESTQESRLI; encoded by the exons GGAAGGGTAGGAAGCAGGGATCCCTGAAACAGAAAAAGAGCAAGAAGGAGAAAAGAAACCTGGCAGGGGCTAACAGGTTAGATGCAAAGAAACCAGCACAGTCTACAAACAGAG GAACAATGGGAGGTGCCACAAAGAACATATTCACGAAAATGTTGCGGGTAGCACAGCGTTATCTGCAAGATCCAGGCCAAGCAGTGGAAAGCTGTGAGATAATGCAGCCCCCTCTGAACAGAAGTCCGATTGTTCGAGACCATTCAATGCGAATTTCAGCTAATTCCTTCAGCAGAGGCCAG ataaggggaaaaaaaaaactccagagcAGCTACAAGGAGGTTAAACAGAGGGATCGCTCCCAGGGTTTGGCAGCATCTCGATCCAGACGACACTCCATTCAGTCACCAATGGATTTAATGAGAGAAATTACAGGGGAACG CTGCCAGGGTTCAGTACTAAAGAAGAGACACAAAGAGGGAGCTAAAAGGCAGATGGTCAGGACAAACTCAAGCCAACATAGCCAGGGTGGAATCCTGCGGCCTCATCAGGACGAGCCGTCGTTGTCTCCTTCGAAAGACCGTCAAGCCGAGGGGACGGGATCACAGTCTCAGGTGGTAGCAGCTGTCTATGAGTCTCACTTGGAACCTGCACATTTCCAAGCCAG GGAGTCGTCGCCAGGAAATCGCACATTGAACAAGAGTGAGAGTCCCTTGGAGAGTACTCAAGAGTCTCGACTTATCTAA